In the genome of Prosthecobacter debontii, one region contains:
- a CDS encoding acyl carrier protein produces the protein MADNIQEKVRDIIVEQLGVNPEQVTPEAKFIEDLGADSLDTVELVMAFEEEFGIDVPDEEAEKLQSVGDVVRYVEENAE, from the coding sequence ATGGCAGACAACATCCAAGAAAAAGTCCGTGACATCATCGTCGAACAGCTCGGCGTGAACCCTGAGCAGGTGACACCGGAAGCCAAGTTCATCGAAGATCTCGGCGCTGACTCCCTGGACACCGTGGAGCTGGTGATGGCCTTCGAAGAAGAGTTCGGCATCGACGTTCCAGATGAAGAAGCTGAGAAGCTTCAGTCCGTGGGCGACGTCGTTCGCTACGTCGAAGAAAACGCTGAATAA
- a CDS encoding M48 family metallopeptidase, with protein MSWSNPWFIAALVSVIGVFHLEFIATLLNLGRLGRAIPEALAEVFSEETRAKLADYIRESTRISFTQDIAALGLVVVFWWSGGFGWLQSWAENQGHGPVVTGVFVIAIIMLAQTWLSLPFEAWDTFGVEARYGFNKTTPATFIQDHIKGLTLMAILGLPVAAVLVWFFETQALAALYAWVFIAGFSILMTWLSPRVIMPLFLKFQPLEEGALREAIFALARKLDFPVQEVSIVDGSRRSTKANAFFAGFGKTRRIALYDTLIQSHSQEEIVAILAHEIGHNKCRHVPVMMALHLAEMGIMLALLGWVLKSPDFFAAFGVRGTPVGMGLILFGLVYKPFGVLTGLLGLAMSRKHEFEADAFAAKAVGSHEPLTEGLKRLSRDHLAHPQPHPLTVWLHYSHPPLIERLAALTKISL; from the coding sequence ATGTCTTGGTCCAATCCCTGGTTTATCGCCGCTCTGGTCAGCGTTATCGGAGTCTTCCACCTCGAGTTCATCGCCACGTTGCTGAACCTAGGTCGCCTAGGCCGCGCCATCCCTGAGGCACTCGCGGAAGTCTTCTCCGAGGAGACCCGGGCCAAGCTGGCGGACTACATCCGCGAGTCCACCCGCATCAGTTTCACCCAAGACATTGCCGCCCTCGGCCTCGTGGTCGTCTTCTGGTGGAGTGGCGGTTTTGGCTGGCTGCAATCCTGGGCGGAGAATCAAGGTCACGGCCCTGTCGTCACCGGCGTGTTCGTCATCGCCATCATCATGCTGGCGCAGACTTGGCTCAGCCTGCCTTTTGAAGCCTGGGACACCTTCGGCGTGGAGGCCCGTTATGGATTCAACAAGACCACCCCGGCCACCTTCATCCAGGACCACATCAAGGGCCTGACTCTCATGGCCATTCTCGGCCTACCCGTGGCGGCAGTGCTGGTCTGGTTCTTTGAAACGCAGGCGCTAGCCGCTCTGTATGCGTGGGTGTTCATCGCCGGCTTCAGCATCCTCATGACCTGGCTGTCTCCGCGCGTCATCATGCCCCTGTTCCTGAAGTTTCAGCCCTTGGAAGAAGGCGCTTTGCGGGAAGCCATCTTTGCTCTTGCCCGCAAGCTGGATTTCCCTGTGCAGGAAGTCAGCATCGTCGATGGATCACGCCGCTCCACGAAAGCCAATGCCTTCTTCGCCGGCTTTGGCAAAACCCGCCGGATCGCGCTCTACGACACCTTGATCCAAAGCCACAGTCAGGAAGAAATCGTGGCCATCCTGGCGCACGAAATCGGTCACAACAAATGCCGTCATGTGCCGGTGATGATGGCGCTGCATCTGGCGGAGATGGGGATCATGCTGGCCTTGCTCGGCTGGGTGCTGAAGTCCCCGGATTTCTTCGCCGCTTTTGGTGTTCGGGGCACCCCCGTTGGCATGGGCCTCATCCTCTTCGGTCTGGTCTATAAACCCTTCGGCGTGCTGACCGGGTTGCTCGGTCTGGCCATGAGCCGGAAGCATGAATTTGAAGCGGATGCCTTTGCCGCCAAAGCTGTCGGCAGCCACGAACCGCTGACCGAAGGCCTCAAACGTCTTTCACGAGATCACCTTGCCCATCCGCAGCCCCATCCCCTCACCGTCTGGCTGCACTACAGCCATCCGCCTTTGATCGAGAGGCTGGCTGCGCTGACAAAAATAAGCCTCTGA
- the infC gene encoding translation initiation factor IF-3, whose protein sequence is MNSGGPSRPGGNRGPDRRNNGRYADQTRVNERIRAPKVRVVDGITNQQYGVLLTAQALRMARERGLDLVEVASNAEPPVCKIVDYGKYKYIQEKHKKEAHKHQKGGKLKELKFRIGIDPHDYHIKIVHAEDFLAEGHKVRIQLQFRGRQMAHQELGHELAAKIKADLLTMGHADQEPKMAGRNINMQISPLPERQRVRKFKTHLKGVTEHKDMHHGDHDPREDKHDEHDDHDDHHDDHAEQPPVNEASPTQA, encoded by the coding sequence ATGAACAGCGGAGGACCGAGCCGTCCCGGTGGCAACCGTGGCCCTGATCGTCGTAATAACGGCCGCTATGCCGACCAAACCCGCGTCAACGAGCGCATCCGTGCGCCGAAAGTCCGCGTGGTGGATGGCATCACCAATCAGCAGTATGGTGTGCTGCTCACAGCCCAGGCCCTGCGCATGGCGCGTGAACGTGGTCTCGATCTCGTCGAAGTGGCCTCGAATGCCGAGCCTCCCGTCTGCAAGATTGTCGATTACGGCAAATACAAATACATCCAGGAGAAGCACAAGAAGGAAGCTCACAAGCACCAGAAGGGTGGTAAGCTGAAGGAACTGAAGTTCCGTATCGGCATCGACCCCCATGACTACCACATCAAGATCGTCCACGCAGAGGACTTCTTGGCAGAAGGTCACAAGGTGCGCATTCAGCTTCAGTTCCGTGGCCGTCAGATGGCTCACCAAGAGCTTGGCCATGAGTTGGCAGCCAAGATCAAAGCCGATCTGCTCACCATGGGTCACGCCGACCAAGAGCCTAAGATGGCTGGCCGTAACATCAACATGCAGATCAGCCCCCTGCCTGAGCGCCAGCGTGTTCGTAAGTTCAAGACTCACCTGAAAGGTGTGACGGAACATAAGGACATGCACCATGGGGATCATGATCCACGGGAAGATAAGCATGACGAGCATGACGACCACGACGATCATCATGACGACCACGCTGAACAGCCGCCTGTGAATGAAGCGTCTCCGACTCAGGCTTAA
- a CDS encoding prenyltransferase/squalene oxidase repeat-containing protein → MKLIATTLALTLPSMLLAQSATQAARHESLKQEIRLAYDRGLAFLKSQQNAETGQWGEAEPVAFTALAVMAEVLAPGRKSTDAVPANAEKGYAFLLKNVQPDGGIYVKARANYNTSLALTALMLNPKQENEPTLLAARRFVVGQQNDFDEKGKTDNPFDGGIGYGTPKPDKPAHADLSNTHFALEALYYSQALLADKGDAGKDEPQLNYAAAIQFIQNCQNRPETNQAPWVSTDKADAGGFIYSPGETRGKTEETKDGRTALRSYGSISYAGMLSFIYAGLEKSDPRVQAVMQWLSENYTLEENPGVGPEGLYYYYHTMAKALAIADVGFLKTKDGKTVDWRADLAEKLLNLQQGNGSWANSAGRWMESDPVLATCYTLLALARVHESL, encoded by the coding sequence ATGAAATTGATTGCCACGACCCTGGCTCTGACCCTGCCATCCATGCTTCTGGCTCAGAGCGCCACTCAAGCGGCCCGCCACGAGTCTTTGAAGCAGGAAATCCGCCTCGCCTATGACCGCGGTCTGGCCTTTTTGAAGAGCCAGCAAAATGCGGAAACGGGTCAGTGGGGAGAAGCTGAACCCGTCGCCTTCACCGCACTGGCCGTCATGGCAGAGGTCTTGGCCCCGGGCCGCAAATCCACGGATGCCGTGCCTGCCAATGCGGAGAAAGGCTATGCTTTCCTGCTGAAAAACGTGCAGCCGGATGGGGGCATTTACGTGAAAGCGCGAGCCAACTACAATACCTCCCTGGCGCTGACCGCCCTCATGCTGAACCCGAAGCAGGAAAACGAGCCCACTCTCCTGGCGGCACGCAGATTCGTCGTTGGGCAGCAAAACGACTTCGATGAGAAGGGAAAGACGGATAACCCCTTCGATGGCGGCATTGGCTACGGCACGCCCAAGCCGGATAAGCCTGCCCATGCCGACCTGTCCAATACCCACTTTGCCCTGGAGGCCCTGTATTACTCTCAGGCACTGCTGGCCGATAAAGGTGATGCTGGAAAAGATGAGCCTCAGCTCAACTATGCCGCCGCCATCCAGTTCATCCAAAACTGCCAGAATCGCCCTGAAACCAACCAAGCCCCGTGGGTGAGCACGGATAAAGCCGATGCGGGGGGGTTCATTTACAGCCCAGGGGAGACCCGTGGCAAGACGGAGGAGACGAAGGATGGACGCACCGCTCTGCGCAGCTATGGAAGCATCAGTTATGCAGGTATGCTCAGCTTCATCTACGCGGGGCTGGAAAAGAGTGATCCTCGTGTCCAGGCGGTGATGCAGTGGCTAAGCGAGAACTACACGCTGGAAGAGAATCCCGGCGTGGGCCCCGAAGGCCTTTATTATTACTACCACACCATGGCCAAGGCGTTGGCGATCGCAGACGTCGGTTTCTTGAAAACGAAAGACGGCAAGACCGTGGATTGGCGTGCCGATTTGGCCGAGAAACTTCTCAACCTCCAGCAAGGCAACGGTTCCTGGGCCAACAGCGCAGGACGCTGGATGGAGAGTGATCCTGTGCTGGCCACCTGCTACACCTTGCTCGCTCTCGCGCGTGTGCATGAGAGCTTGTAA
- a CDS encoding right-handed parallel beta-helix repeat-containing protein, whose protein sequence is MNTSFLSVAKSPWIILLVLIIGTSTLCQGQTSISKFPCTITKPGNYALVKSITYAPKAGQSLVAITINCDDVKIDFRGNKLSIDRQLSVASETVGIFALDRKNIAIRNGTIENYCRGIFLEGTNGANHIVENMEITDSTFLGIQVKGKGAKIKDNFVNVVGRANGYTNYTALRYGIFVASTGALVSNNRVLDVTSNTSVNTNSVHGLYLENSESAIVTDNHIMNTTASFLNFNASGIRMANCDTCVVETNHVAAYAAGFYFSGCDWTVYRDNAVVRTINSYYNPDNSADDGGGNH, encoded by the coding sequence ATGAACACTTCATTTCTGTCGGTCGCCAAATCCCCTTGGATTATCCTTCTGGTGCTGATCATCGGCACTTCCACCCTCTGTCAGGGACAAACCTCCATCTCCAAGTTCCCCTGCACGATCACCAAACCGGGTAACTACGCGCTGGTGAAATCCATCACCTATGCTCCCAAGGCCGGCCAGTCGCTCGTCGCCATCACCATCAACTGTGACGATGTAAAAATCGACTTCCGCGGCAACAAGCTGAGCATTGACCGTCAGCTCAGCGTGGCCAGTGAAACCGTGGGCATCTTTGCTCTCGACCGGAAAAACATCGCCATTCGCAACGGCACGATTGAAAATTACTGCCGCGGTATCTTTCTGGAGGGAACGAATGGAGCCAACCACATCGTGGAAAATATGGAGATCACAGACTCCACCTTCCTAGGCATCCAAGTGAAAGGCAAAGGAGCGAAGATCAAAGATAACTTCGTCAATGTTGTGGGCCGAGCCAATGGTTATACCAATTACACCGCCCTACGTTATGGCATCTTCGTTGCCAGCACGGGAGCTCTGGTTAGCAACAATCGAGTCCTGGATGTCACCAGCAATACCTCCGTCAACACCAACAGCGTTCATGGCCTTTATTTGGAGAACAGTGAATCTGCCATTGTCACAGACAACCATATCATGAACACCACAGCATCCTTTTTGAACTTCAATGCCAGCGGTATTCGCATGGCGAACTGTGATACCTGTGTGGTCGAAACCAATCATGTGGCCGCTTATGCAGCCGGGTTCTATTTCTCGGGATGCGATTGGACCGTCTATCGGGATAACGCCGTTGTCCGGACCATCAATAGCTATTACAACCCCGACAACAGCGCGGATGATGGTGGGGGCAACCATTGA
- a CDS encoding DEAD/DEAH box helicase yields the protein MSSHPLLNRLPTTPDCTNDELLGRFLDYVTERGLELYPAQEEAILELFEEKNVILNTPTGSGKSLVATALHFRSLARRHRSIYTCPIKALVNEKFLALCRDFGPENVGMATGDATVNRDAPILCCTAEILANYALREGEKAPFTEVIMDEFHYYSDHERGVAWQVPLLTMRKSQFLLISATLGSTDFFQRELTKLTGQESVIISSQTRPVPLEFSYAETSVDVTLQDLVAENKTPVYLVHFTQNEAAQAAQDLMSLNFCSQAEKGSIKEMLVGEKFTSPYGKEVKKYLQHGVGIHHAGLLPKYRMLVEKLAQRGLLKVICGTDTLGVGVNVPIRTVLLTRLSKYGGQKVATLSARDFHQITGRAGRRGYDDIGFVVAQAPEHIIENAKMEAKAAGDAKKLRKMVKKKAPEGFVGWNADTFKKLQSAAPEPLVSRFQVSHGMMLQVLSREGDGCAAMRQLIQDSHESAAAKKQHEKRAWQLFRALVERKIISIIPPKERQGSQKLKLNVELQDDFSLNHTLSLYLIDALKLIDPNSATYAADILTLCESILENPDLILRRQLSQVKDEAMAAMKEEGIPYEERIARLEELEYPKPCRDFIYSTFNEFAALHPWVGQENIRPKSIVREMFENFRSFTDYIHDYELHRTEGVLLRHLSSVHKVLSQTVPESFKTEPVQEMEAWLAGVLRGTDSSLLDEWERLRNPDWQPEEKPEEEEAPDITRNKREFTALIRTEIFRFLRSLSQENYPAAIAALGTHAAPWTADTLAATLDPYYTDHDRILLDNEARNGRYTFVEPSEDQKTWKVSQVLVDLDGLNDWQAIFTVDLAQAREDGKPTLRLESVGPVA from the coding sequence ATGTCGTCCCATCCGCTGCTGAACCGTCTCCCCACCACTCCCGATTGCACCAATGATGAGTTGTTAGGCCGGTTCCTGGATTATGTCACCGAGCGCGGGTTGGAGCTTTATCCGGCCCAGGAGGAGGCGATTCTGGAGCTGTTTGAGGAGAAGAACGTCATCCTCAACACCCCCACGGGGTCCGGTAAGTCCCTGGTGGCCACGGCGCTGCATTTCCGCTCTCTGGCGCGGCGGCATCGGTCCATCTACACCTGCCCGATCAAGGCGCTGGTGAATGAAAAATTCCTGGCCCTGTGTCGGGACTTCGGGCCGGAGAATGTCGGCATGGCGACTGGGGATGCCACGGTCAATCGGGATGCGCCCATCCTGTGCTGCACGGCGGAGATCCTGGCCAACTACGCCCTCCGAGAGGGTGAGAAGGCCCCCTTCACCGAGGTGATCATGGATGAGTTTCATTACTACTCCGATCATGAGCGTGGGGTGGCCTGGCAGGTGCCCCTGCTGACGATGCGGAAGTCTCAGTTTCTCCTCATCTCCGCCACGCTGGGCTCCACCGATTTCTTCCAGAGGGAACTCACCAAGCTCACGGGCCAAGAGAGCGTCATCATCTCCTCCCAAACACGGCCGGTGCCCCTGGAATTCAGCTATGCAGAGACCTCGGTGGACGTGACCCTACAAGACCTCGTAGCGGAGAACAAGACCCCGGTTTACCTCGTTCACTTCACGCAAAATGAGGCTGCTCAAGCCGCGCAGGATTTGATGAGCCTGAACTTCTGCTCGCAAGCCGAAAAAGGCTCCATCAAAGAGATGCTGGTGGGAGAGAAATTCACCAGCCCCTATGGCAAGGAAGTGAAGAAGTATCTCCAGCATGGCGTGGGCATTCACCATGCAGGATTGCTGCCGAAATATCGCATGCTGGTGGAGAAACTGGCACAGCGGGGCCTGCTCAAAGTCATCTGTGGAACGGATACTCTCGGCGTCGGAGTGAATGTCCCCATCCGCACGGTCTTGCTCACCCGCCTCAGCAAGTATGGCGGGCAAAAGGTAGCCACTCTCTCCGCGCGTGACTTTCACCAGATCACTGGGCGTGCAGGCCGTCGAGGCTACGACGACATCGGCTTCGTGGTGGCGCAAGCACCTGAGCACATCATCGAAAACGCCAAGATGGAAGCCAAGGCGGCTGGAGATGCGAAAAAGCTGCGCAAGATGGTGAAGAAGAAAGCCCCGGAAGGCTTTGTGGGCTGGAATGCCGACACCTTTAAGAAACTGCAATCCGCAGCCCCCGAGCCCTTGGTTTCACGCTTCCAGGTGTCTCACGGCATGATGCTCCAGGTGCTCAGTCGGGAGGGCGATGGCTGCGCCGCCATGCGCCAGCTCATCCAGGATTCCCACGAATCGGCCGCAGCTAAGAAGCAGCATGAGAAACGTGCTTGGCAGCTCTTCCGTGCCCTCGTCGAGCGCAAGATCATCAGCATCATCCCTCCAAAAGAACGCCAAGGGTCGCAGAAGCTGAAACTCAATGTGGAGCTGCAAGATGACTTCTCACTCAATCACACGCTCTCGCTTTATCTGATCGATGCCCTCAAGCTGATTGATCCCAACTCAGCCACCTATGCGGCCGATATCCTCACGCTCTGTGAGTCCATCCTAGAAAATCCAGACCTCATCCTGCGGCGTCAACTCAGCCAGGTGAAGGATGAAGCCATGGCCGCCATGAAGGAGGAGGGCATTCCCTATGAGGAGCGCATCGCCCGACTGGAAGAGCTGGAGTATCCGAAACCCTGCCGTGATTTCATTTACAGCACCTTCAACGAATTCGCCGCGCTGCACCCCTGGGTCGGTCAGGAAAACATTCGCCCCAAAAGCATCGTCCGCGAGATGTTTGAGAACTTCCGCAGCTTCACGGATTACATTCACGACTATGAACTGCACCGCACCGAGGGTGTGCTGCTGAGGCATCTCTCCAGCGTTCACAAGGTCCTGTCGCAAACCGTTCCCGAGTCCTTCAAGACCGAACCCGTGCAGGAAATGGAAGCCTGGTTAGCGGGCGTGCTACGCGGCACGGACTCCAGTCTGCTGGATGAATGGGAGCGCCTGCGTAATCCCGATTGGCAGCCCGAGGAGAAACCCGAGGAGGAAGAGGCCCCCGACATCACGCGTAACAAACGCGAATTTACCGCCCTCATCCGCACCGAGATCTTCCGTTTCCTGCGCAGCCTCTCCCAGGAAAACTACCCCGCCGCCATCGCCGCACTCGGCACGCACGCTGCCCCCTGGACCGCTGATACCCTGGCTGCCACCCTGGATCCGTATTACACAGATCACGACCGCATCCTGCTGGATAACGAAGCCCGCAATGGCCGCTACACCTTTGTGGAACCCAGCGAAGATCAGAAGACCTGGAAAGTCTCTCAAGTGCTGGTGGATCTGGATGGGCTCAATGACTGGCAGGCCATCTTCACGGTCGATCTCGCTCAAGCCCGCGAAGACGGTAAACCCACGCTCCGCCTGGAGAGTGTGGGACCGGTGGCATAA
- a CDS encoding YdjY domain-containing protein, whose product MLRFLSALLPLLFVGLAMQAQEATDVAKGKADAGKQMEAVKQRLKKLSATEYDLDGIKINAASREVRIPAKVELKKAPIEYMLVHETGKTHESVLTTAISPTAIQLALLLANYQAASQGLLTHMPEAELPPWKEVAPTTAGANRLIIEVEWQAGGKTQTTPLATWVQNVDTRQPPPDLETWVFNGSYVDERGFIGEYEGSIIAVWVDRGALINSPAEGNWRDELWISRPDTIPDEGTPVTVIIRPPNPS is encoded by the coding sequence ATGCTTCGTTTCCTTTCAGCACTCCTGCCTTTGTTGTTCGTCGGTCTGGCGATGCAGGCGCAGGAGGCTACCGACGTGGCCAAGGGGAAGGCGGATGCGGGGAAGCAGATGGAGGCGGTCAAACAAAGGCTGAAAAAGCTCTCTGCCACAGAGTATGATTTGGACGGGATCAAGATCAATGCCGCTAGCCGCGAAGTTCGCATTCCCGCCAAGGTCGAACTGAAGAAGGCCCCCATCGAATACATGCTGGTGCATGAGACCGGGAAGACCCATGAGAGCGTGCTAACGACCGCCATCAGCCCGACGGCGATTCAACTGGCCTTACTGCTGGCCAATTATCAAGCTGCCTCCCAAGGCCTCCTCACGCACATGCCTGAGGCGGAACTCCCACCGTGGAAGGAAGTGGCGCCCACCACCGCCGGTGCGAATCGGCTCATCATCGAGGTGGAGTGGCAAGCCGGGGGGAAAACGCAGACCACACCGCTGGCAACGTGGGTGCAGAATGTCGATACCCGACAACCACCGCCGGATCTTGAGACCTGGGTGTTCAATGGCTCCTATGTGGATGAGCGTGGATTCATCGGTGAATACGAGGGCTCCATCATCGCTGTCTGGGTAGATCGCGGAGCTCTGATCAATTCTCCCGCTGAAGGCAACTGGCGAGACGAACTCTGGATCTCCCGACCTGACACCATTCCTGACGAAGGCACCCCCGTCACCGTTATCATCCGACCACCCAATCCATCATGA
- a CDS encoding biotin--[acetyl-CoA-carboxylase] ligase, with translation MNRSSAPVPGSSPLDETWLQQECLERGLPWQIRVADEIPSTSDALRAYALDGGSHGQVLFAESQTAGRGRRENRWVAPRGLDLMFSLLLRPAEPMVLWPRLTTLAALAICRAVETELPLQPQIKWPNDVYLGGKKVSGLLAEAVNTPSGMAMVLGIGLNVNSRDFPGELATTATSLSQALPGTVLVRELDRQAIALSLLRELEAQFQRLAHGFTEVISDVRERSWLLQKQIRATVDGVEVYGRALDLSPEGHLILALADGTHRTLASADSVRQVVSA, from the coding sequence ATGAATCGATCCAGCGCCCCTGTCCCGGGCAGCAGCCCCCTGGATGAAACCTGGCTCCAGCAGGAATGCCTGGAGCGCGGCCTGCCCTGGCAGATTCGTGTCGCCGACGAGATCCCCTCCACCAGCGATGCCCTGCGAGCCTATGCGCTAGACGGAGGAAGCCACGGCCAAGTCTTGTTTGCCGAATCTCAAACCGCAGGGCGGGGACGCCGTGAAAATCGCTGGGTCGCTCCGCGTGGCTTGGACCTCATGTTTTCTCTGCTGCTGCGTCCCGCCGAACCCATGGTGCTCTGGCCGCGCCTCACCACTTTGGCTGCCCTCGCCATCTGCCGCGCCGTGGAAACCGAACTCCCCCTGCAGCCCCAGATCAAGTGGCCTAACGATGTGTATCTGGGCGGTAAAAAAGTCAGCGGCCTCCTCGCAGAAGCGGTCAACACGCCGTCCGGCATGGCCATGGTTCTCGGCATCGGTCTCAATGTGAACAGCCGGGACTTCCCCGGCGAGCTCGCCACCACCGCCACCTCCCTGAGCCAAGCACTACCCGGCACCGTTTTAGTCCGTGAGCTAGACCGCCAGGCCATCGCCCTCAGCCTGCTCAGGGAGTTGGAGGCCCAGTTTCAGCGGCTTGCCCACGGCTTTACCGAAGTGATCTCGGACGTGCGCGAAAGAAGCTGGCTTTTGCAGAAACAAATCCGCGCCACCGTGGACGGGGTCGAGGTCTATGGCCGTGCCTTAGATCTCTCTCCCGAAGGCCATCTCATCCTCGCCCTTGCTGACGGCACCCATCGCACCCTCGCCAGTGCAGACAGCGTGCGCCAGGTGGTATCAGCCTAA
- a CDS encoding zinc metallopeptidase, whose translation MTMLLLFLGTMALSLYASMRVKSAYNQYSKVRASSGYTGAEVAQRILDLNNIRDVSIHAAPGHLIDHYDPSNRRLVLSEENYYGTSVAALGISAHECGHAIQHKQLYAPLQWRMAAVGITQIASQVVMWVPLIGLFGGFFPYKLAITIMALGFGIMMLFQLVTLPVEFDATARAKKVLASTGAVAMGGEYNAMSKVLDAAALTYVAAFVSTLGYLLYYVLQLTGMRSSDE comes from the coding sequence ATGACAATGTTACTCCTATTCCTCGGAACCATGGCCCTCTCGCTTTACGCCTCGATGAGGGTGAAAAGCGCGTATAATCAATACTCCAAGGTCCGGGCTTCCAGCGGCTACACCGGTGCCGAGGTGGCCCAGCGGATCTTGGATCTGAACAACATCCGTGATGTTTCCATCCACGCGGCCCCGGGTCACTTGATCGACCACTATGACCCCTCGAACCGCCGTCTCGTCCTTTCGGAGGAGAACTACTACGGCACCTCCGTGGCTGCGCTCGGCATCTCGGCTCACGAGTGCGGTCATGCCATCCAGCATAAGCAGCTCTATGCGCCGCTCCAGTGGCGTATGGCGGCCGTCGGCATCACCCAGATTGCCAGCCAGGTGGTCATGTGGGTGCCGCTGATCGGGTTGTTTGGCGGCTTTTTCCCTTACAAGCTGGCCATCACCATCATGGCCCTCGGTTTTGGTATCATGATGCTGTTCCAGCTCGTCACCCTACCGGTGGAGTTCGATGCGACGGCGCGTGCGAAAAAGGTGCTCGCCAGCACAGGCGCGGTGGCCATGGGAGGCGAATACAATGCCATGAGCAAGGTGCTGGATGCGGCGGCGCTCACCTACGTGGCGGCCTTCGTGAGCACCCTGGGTTACCTGCTCTACTATGTGCTCCAGCTCACCGGCATGCGCAGTAGCGACGAATAA
- a CDS encoding HAD family hydrolase: MPRLLLFDIDGTLLDTRGAGGASLLDAVEEVLGVSRDTLPPLDLAGATDGGVVRTLFQQSGHALEPDLVRRYYTCYLERLQQRLHLETFTGHLMPGVEALLGVLKPQKEVALGLLTGNIRAGAALKLQRFDLHDYFLDGAFGDDHEDRNRLGPFALQRMQHVTGHTYQPEDIIVIGDTPKDIACAHAFGARCLAVGTGHFKADALAQHQPWQCLEDLADAAQVTKLLLS, translated from the coding sequence ATGCCTCGCCTTTTGCTTTTTGATATCGACGGAACACTGCTCGACACCCGCGGCGCAGGCGGAGCCTCGCTCCTCGATGCCGTCGAGGAGGTGCTGGGAGTCAGCCGTGACACGCTGCCCCCGCTGGATCTAGCCGGTGCCACGGATGGCGGTGTCGTACGCACGCTTTTTCAGCAGTCGGGCCATGCGCTGGAGCCCGACCTCGTCCGCCGCTACTACACTTGCTATCTGGAGCGCCTTCAGCAGCGGCTGCATCTGGAAACATTCACCGGCCATCTCATGCCAGGGGTGGAGGCTCTCCTGGGAGTGTTAAAGCCGCAGAAGGAGGTCGCTCTCGGTCTTCTTACCGGTAACATCCGTGCCGGGGCCGCGCTCAAGCTCCAGCGCTTCGACCTGCACGATTACTTTCTCGATGGTGCCTTTGGCGATGACCATGAAGACCGCAATCGCCTCGGCCCCTTTGCCCTTCAGCGCATGCAGCATGTGACTGGGCACACCTATCAGCCCGAGGACATCATCGTCATCGGAGATACCCCCAAAGACATTGCCTGTGCACATGCTTTTGGAGCCCGCTGTCTGGCCGTGGGCACCGGTCATTTTAAGGCGGATGCCCTTGCCCAGCATCAGCCTTGGCAATGCCTGGAAGACCTGGCAGATGCCGCCCAGGTGACAAAACTCCTGCTCTCATGA